A genome region from Hevea brasiliensis isolate MT/VB/25A 57/8 chromosome 9, ASM3005281v1, whole genome shotgun sequence includes the following:
- the LOC110632039 gene encoding protein RICE SALT SENSITIVE 3: MEEHLSPLAVTHLLQHTLRSLCIHENSQWVYAVFWRILPRNYPPPKWDGQGAYDRSRGNRRNWILVWEDGFCNFFASAAEINSSDCPSSSVYDNCEFQPYQGLQPELFFKMSHEIYSYGEGLIGKVAADHSHKWIHKEPNHQEINFLSSWRNSSDSHPRTWEAQFQSGIKTIALIAVREGVVQLGAVHKVIEDLSYVVLLRKKFSYIESIPGVLLPHPSSSAFPYNVNGYGTPEAWHYQNTIAPPTEFYDHFSQVPFKITPSMSSLETLLSKLPSVVPPPQPVSGYCTESQPQSESPYLPMEYMGMEKMAKEEIDEDYKGEKDMGESSSSMSAYRRQQFQNQHQDLNVNTSRPNNGYFE, translated from the exons aTGGAAGAACATCTCAGCCCATTAGCTGTGACTCATCTGCTTCAACACACCCTGCGAAGCTTGTGTATTCATGAAAACTCTCAGTGGGTTTATGCTGTCTTTTGGAGGATCTTGCCTAGGAATTACCCACCACCCAA ATGGGATGGTCAAGGAGCCTATGACAGGTCTAGAGGAAACAGAAGAAACTG GATATTGGTTTGGGAAGACGGTTTCTGCAACTTTTTTGCATCAGCTGCAGAGATCAACTCTAGTGATTGTCCAAGTTCATCTGTTTATGACAACTGTGAATTTCAACCCTATCAAGGGCTTCAACCGGAGCTCTTCTTCAAGATGTCTCATGAAATCTACAGTTACGGAGAAGG ATTGATTGGTAAAGTAGCTGCTGATCATAGTCATAAGTGGATACACAAAGAACCGAATCATCAAGAAATAAACTTCTTGTCATCGTGGCGTAACTCGTCTGATTCA CATCCTAGGACATGGGAAGCCCAGTTCCAATCTGGTATAAAG ACCATAGCCCTGATTGCAGTTAGAGAAGGTGTTGTTCAACTAGGAGCTGTCCACAAG GTAATTGAAGACCTGAGCTATGTAGTTCTACTAAGAAAGAAATTCAGCTACATAGAAAGCATTCCTGGAGTGCTCTTGCCACATCCATCATCATCAGCATTCCCTTACAACGTGAACGGATATGGCACACCAGAGGCATGGCACTACCAGAACACTATTGCACCACCAACAGAGTTCTATGACCACTTCAGTCAAGTCCCATTCAAGATAACACCCTCCATGAGCAGCCTTGAAACTCTACTCTCCAAGCTACCATCAGTGGTGCCACCTCCACAGCCAGTTTCAGGCTACTGTACTGAGTCACAGCCACAGTCAGAGTCCCCGTACCTACCCATGGAGTACATGGGCATGGAAAAGATGGCGAAGGAGgagattgatgaagattataaagGGGAAAAAGATATGGGTGAGAGTAGCAGTTCGATGTCAGCTTACCGTAGACAGCAATTTCAAAACCAGCATCAAGATTTGAATGTTAACACTAGCAGACCCAACAATGGGTATTTTGAGTGA